From the Streptomyces sp. SN-593 genome, the window ACCTGCCGGTGCCGGTGTCGCTGCGCCGCTTCACCAGCGTGGAGTACGCCGGGTCCGGTATCTCGTCGCTCGCACTGATGCGCGCCATGGTCGGGCAGATGGCCGTACTGCACTCCCCGGACGACCTTCGCATAGCTCTCCTGGGCGGAGAGCTGGCAGCTGAGGAATGGGACTGGCTGAAGTGGCTGCCCCACAACGGGCATCCCTCGGAGTCCGACGCGGCCGGACCGCTGCGGCTGGCCTCCGGCGACCACGACGAACTGATGGACCTCCTCGGCACCGAAGTCCGCGACCGTCCGGACCACGACCCGGACGTCTCACCGAGCAGTGCTGAGCCGTTCGTGGTGGTCTTGGCCCAGGACATCCAGCTTCCGGAGGATTCCCGCCTGCTGGGGAACGGTCTGCGCAACGTGGTGCTGCTTGATGCCACCGGTGCGATGCCCGGCGGTGAGCGGGTACTGCGGTTGACGGTCCGTGAAGGTCAAGCCGAATACCCGGCCGGTAATGGCACCGCCACGGTGAGGGCCGACACACTCAGCCGTAGCGGTGCCGAAGTGCTGGCCCGCTCGCTCGCCCCGCTGCGTACCAGTGGAGCCATCGACCTGGTGGACCGCTCTCTCGACTCCGACTTCGAACTCACCACGCTCCTCGGGCTGCGTGACCCGCACAGTTTCGATGTGCTCGCCACCTGGCGCCCGCGGCAGGTGCAGTCCGCACGGCTGAAGGTGCCGTTGGGGGTCACCGAGGACGGCGAGGTGGTGGAGCTCGACCTCAAGGAATCCGCGCAGGGCGGGATGGGCCCGCACGGCCTGCTCATCGGCGCCACGGGTTCCGGCAAGAGCGAGTTGCTGCGCACCCTGGTCACCGGACTGGCAGCCACCCATTCCTCCGAGGTGCTCAACCTGGTACTGGTGGACTTCAAGGGAGGTGCCACCTTTCTCAACATGGACCGCCTGCCGCACACCTCGGCGGTCATCACCAACCTCGCCGACGAGATCCACCTGGTGGACCGCATGCGCGACTCCATCAACGGCGAGATGGTCCGCCGCCAAGAACTGCTGCGCGCGGCCGGCTACTCGTCGCAGTACGACTACGAGAAGGCACGCCTCTCGGGCGCCAGCGGTATCGCGCCGCTGCCCTCCCTACTGATCATCGTCGATGAGTTCTCCGAACTCCTCGCGTCGAAGCCGGAGTTCGTCGAGCTGTTCGTCTCCATCGGTCGACTGGGGCGAAGCCTCGGGGTACACCTACTGCTCGCCTCACAGCGACTGGACGAGGGGCGCATCCACAAGGTGGAGGGTCACCTCTCCTACCGTGTGGCGCTGCGCACCTTCTCGGCGATGGAGTCGCGCAGCGTCATCGGCGTCACCTCAGCGTACGAGCTGCCGTCCGCGCCGGGCAACGGCTACCTCAAAGTCGACACCACGAACCTCGTCCGCTTCAAAGCGGCCTATGTCTCCGGTCCGGCGCCGGCACCGCCCGCACCGGGCGAGGCCATAGTGGAGAACGGCCCTGTCAGCGAGATCGCGCTGTTCGGCCTGGGTCGACTCGGCGCCGCTCCCCAGCCGGCCGCAGGGCCCGAGCCCCTTGGCGCGCCCGAGCGTGAGACGACCGACGCGGTCGACGACCGAGAGAGCCTTCTCGAACTGCTGACGCGGCGGCTGGAGGCGGCCGGCGGCCCGCCGGCCCGCCAGGTGTGGCTGCCACCGCTGACCGAGTCCTCCAGCCTGGACGAACTCCTGCCGGGCATCGTGCCGGACCCGGCACGCGGCATGTCCGCATCCGGCCACCGCGGCGTGCCGCTGTCCCGGGTGCCTCTGGGCATGGTGGACCGTCCCTACGAGCAGGCCCGTGAACTGCTATTGGCCGACCTGTCGGGCCCCGACGGACACCTCGGCCTGGTCGGGGCCCCGCAGACCGGCAAGTCCACGGCGCTGCGCACCCTGATGCTGTCGCTTGCGCTGACCTGCACACCCGCGGAGGTGCAGTTCTACTGTCTGGACTTCGGCGGCGGCCTGGTGTCCACGGTCGGCCTGCCGCACATCGGCTCGATCGCGGGCCGCTTGGATCGCGACCGGGTTCAGCGCACCGTCGCCGAGCTGAGCCAGTTGCTGGAGCGCCGGGAACTTAACTTCGCCGAGCACGGCCTGGAGTCGATGGCGGCCTATCGCGCCGAGCGAGCCGCCGGGCGGATCGACGATCCCTACGGCGATGTCTTCCTCGTGGTGGACGGTTGGGCGACGTTCCGCTCCGAGTACGAGGACCTGGAGCAGACCGTCATCGAACTCGCCGCGCGGGGCCTGTCCTTCGGCGTGCACGTGGTGGCCTCCGCCATGCGCTGGTCGGAGATCCGGCCCCGGCTGCGCGACCTGCTCGGCACCAAGCTGGAGCTGCGGCTCGGAGACTTCATGGAGTCCGAGGTCAGCTCCCGCACCGCGGCGACCGTGCCGCACCAGCCGGGCCGCGGCCTGGTCTCCTCCGGTCACCACTTCCTGTCCGCGCTTCCCCGGCTGGACGGCCTGTCAGGCACCGACGACCTGACCGCCGCCACCAAGTCGGCCGTCTCCGAGATAGACACCTTCTGGGAGGGCCCGCGTGCCCCGAAGGTGCGGCTGCTGCCCGCCCGGCTCCCGGCCCAGCAGTTGCCACCACCCCCCACCGACGGCAGAGAGCTGCGCGTGTGCCTGGGTCTTGACGAGCAGCGACTCGCGCCGACCTGGCACGACTTCGGGGCCCATCCTCATCTGACGGTGCTCGGCGACGGCGAGACCGGTAAGTCCAACGTTCTCCGCCTGCTCATCCGCGGCGTCTGCGCCCGGTACACGCCGGAGGAGGCCCGTATTCTGGCCGCCGACCCCGGCCGCGGGCTCCTCCGCGAGATCCCGGCGGAGTACCGGGTGGGCTACGTGGTCGACAGTGACGGCCTCGGCGGACTGGCCGAGTCCGCAGCGGTTTCGGTGGGAAAGCGCCTGCCCGGGCCCGA encodes:
- the eccCa gene encoding type VII secretion protein EccCa, with product MPEGQVELAEPPSLGESAQADLSSALMYIPMGLSTGAMMLMFSQGRSGPPTYMMSGLMGTSMASMALTQLGRTGGERRRRMRAERRDYLRYLAQKRAQARTAAEQQRAALLWDNPPPEQLWALASSSRLWERRPGHDDFARVRIGTGNRRAALEFLPPQTRPVEDLEPLSAVSLRRFTRAHQQVPHLPVPVSLRRFTSVEYAGSGISSLALMRAMVGQMAVLHSPDDLRIALLGGELAAEEWDWLKWLPHNGHPSESDAAGPLRLASGDHDELMDLLGTEVRDRPDHDPDVSPSSAEPFVVVLAQDIQLPEDSRLLGNGLRNVVLLDATGAMPGGERVLRLTVREGQAEYPAGNGTATVRADTLSRSGAEVLARSLAPLRTSGAIDLVDRSLDSDFELTTLLGLRDPHSFDVLATWRPRQVQSARLKVPLGVTEDGEVVELDLKESAQGGMGPHGLLIGATGSGKSELLRTLVTGLAATHSSEVLNLVLVDFKGGATFLNMDRLPHTSAVITNLADEIHLVDRMRDSINGEMVRRQELLRAAGYSSQYDYEKARLSGASGIAPLPSLLIIVDEFSELLASKPEFVELFVSIGRLGRSLGVHLLLASQRLDEGRIHKVEGHLSYRVALRTFSAMESRSVIGVTSAYELPSAPGNGYLKVDTTNLVRFKAAYVSGPAPAPPAPGEAIVENGPVSEIALFGLGRLGAAPQPAAGPEPLGAPERETTDAVDDRESLLELLTRRLEAAGGPPARQVWLPPLTESSSLDELLPGIVPDPARGMSASGHRGVPLSRVPLGMVDRPYEQARELLLADLSGPDGHLGLVGAPQTGKSTALRTLMLSLALTCTPAEVQFYCLDFGGGLVSTVGLPHIGSIAGRLDRDRVQRTVAELSQLLERRELNFAEHGLESMAAYRAERAAGRIDDPYGDVFLVVDGWATFRSEYEDLEQTVIELAARGLSFGVHVVASAMRWSEIRPRLRDLLGTKLELRLGDFMESEVSSRTAATVPHQPGRGLVSSGHHFLSALPRLDGLSGTDDLTAATKSAVSEIDTFWEGPRAPKVRLLPARLPAQQLPPPPTDGRELRVCLGLDEQRLAPTWHDFGAHPHLTVLGDGETGKSNVLRLLIRGVCARYTPEEARILAADPGRGLLREIPAEYRVGYVVDSDGLGGLAESAAVSVGKRLPGPDISPEQLARRDWWHGPQLFVVIDDYDLFGGMPGAPSPMARLVPLLAQSLHIGLHLIVARSASGAGRAMMDPVLRRLWELGNPALLFSYPREEGKFLGEAKPRTLPPGRAQLVTRRSVGLVHTGLVQPR